The Shewanella sp. KX20019 genome window below encodes:
- a CDS encoding EAL domain-containing protein yields the protein MNYNNYINKQIAKHVILIVAPVAFFLLSCLAISNDYNKFKAKKNMMSELIRLSYEIIDSTQTNCNSVIPKAYGIKKEFQNIEFVTYKNITNGSLGSLKERGCFSLSERLYPSNVNWPSGLQAPESAFLLAEVIDKITKSKTIRVILKNNTHYVEIGIDQQLSDTILNKNNANFIFLLNYNFQKWFDIEYFQDDFSTAIFKPLTSFLYIDYKKLTILLFISLSLSLLIAFITYRVLSTNQYFSELLKYRLIYQYFSRYLKTRAITFNLQPIVNSRNNSVFSFEVLCRLSQSGTAPRCLKYLDAKTDFLLFKTAIISINELIRGKLSSKIIYSFNLKPETIIEYRDDPFWSVIENLIKFNGKKFILEITEDSLALSEKDNLLYSLKKISQHGIEFSIDDFGVGHSNLSRISELDIDCIKIDRSIITNIEKNQLILSSLVDYCNTKGIRIIAEGVESKSLIHALNNSHIFLHQGFVYSKAKPASYWVEYFSTQKIKPKNSHSTKDISISGISGEEP from the coding sequence TTGAATTATAATAACTATATAAACAAACAGATAGCTAAGCATGTCATCTTAATAGTAGCGCCTGTAGCTTTCTTTTTATTGTCTTGTTTAGCTATTAGCAATGATTACAATAAGTTTAAAGCAAAAAAAAACATGATGTCAGAGTTGATCCGACTATCATACGAAATTATTGATAGTACTCAAACAAACTGCAATTCTGTAATCCCCAAGGCTTACGGAATTAAGAAGGAATTCCAAAATATTGAATTTGTAACTTATAAAAACATAACTAATGGTAGCCTAGGAAGCCTAAAAGAAAGAGGATGTTTTTCATTATCAGAACGGCTATACCCTAGCAATGTAAATTGGCCTAGCGGTTTACAAGCTCCTGAATCAGCATTTTTATTAGCAGAGGTTATAGATAAAATAACTAAATCCAAAACCATCAGGGTCATTTTAAAAAACAACACGCATTATGTAGAGATTGGAATAGATCAACAGTTAAGCGACACCATACTGAACAAAAACAATGCAAACTTTATCTTTTTACTTAATTATAATTTTCAAAAATGGTTTGACATTGAATATTTTCAGGATGATTTTAGCACTGCCATTTTTAAACCACTAACCTCTTTTTTGTATATAGATTATAAGAAGCTGACAATTTTACTTTTCATCAGTTTATCCCTGAGTCTATTAATTGCATTTATCACATACAGAGTACTATCAACGAATCAGTATTTTTCAGAGTTATTGAAATATCGACTTATTTACCAATACTTTAGCCGTTATTTAAAGACAAGGGCAATCACGTTCAACTTACAACCAATAGTCAATTCTAGAAATAACTCAGTTTTTTCATTTGAGGTTTTATGTCGTCTTAGTCAATCTGGGACAGCACCACGATGCTTAAAATACCTAGATGCAAAAACAGACTTCTTACTGTTTAAAACAGCCATTATATCTATAAATGAGCTTATTAGAGGTAAGTTGTCTTCGAAAATAATCTATTCATTCAATTTAAAACCAGAAACAATCATCGAGTACCGAGATGATCCATTTTGGTCTGTTATCGAAAACCTCATAAAGTTCAATGGGAAAAAATTTATATTAGAAATAACAGAAGACTCATTAGCACTAAGTGAAAAAGATAACTTACTTTATTCTTTAAAAAAAATCTCGCAACACGGGATTGAATTTTCAATAGATGACTTTGGCGTCGGCCATTCTAATTTGTCAAGAATATCTGAACTCGATATTGATTGCATAAAAATCGATCGTAGTATAATTACCAACATTGAAAAGAACCAACTAATATTATCATCACTGGTTGACTACTGTAATACGAAAGGAATAAGAATTATTGCGGAAGGAGTAGAGTCGAAGTCGTTGATTCACGCTCTAAATAATTCTCATATTTTCTTACATCAAGGCTTTGTATACTCCAAAGCAAAGCCCGCTTCATACTGGGTCGAATATTTCTCCACGCAGAAAATAAAACCAAAAAATAGTCATTCAACAAAAGACATATCAATTTCAGGAATAAGTGGAGAAGAGCCTTAA
- a CDS encoding winged helix-turn-helix domain-containing protein, whose amino-acid sequence MKILIKNERTIEISGVEYQLSSAEMLILTSMFASKGRVFSRDELLYIGWEGRAISQNSLTVAIANLRKVIDVSNSGRFIITLPKQGYKIDGDVLVFPLKSEVKPSLSESGIYDNPIWGELIRLCSLPSNKIYFFSCFTILAFLSVSFLFDTKVKERLYHTPDYKVLIIITDGSSVDVLLEQFPDLYQLDNDGAGGLSLVDKYKLVVIFNTVQRVFIIDCIDDNKVESYISFDGQAVIKMLASGACHE is encoded by the coding sequence ATGAAAATACTTATAAAGAATGAAAGAACAATTGAAATCAGTGGTGTCGAATACCAGTTGTCATCTGCGGAAATGTTAATATTAACATCCATGTTCGCGTCAAAAGGTAGGGTTTTTAGTCGTGATGAACTTTTATATATTGGTTGGGAGGGGAGGGCTATTTCTCAAAATTCATTAACTGTAGCCATTGCTAATTTGAGGAAAGTTATTGATGTAAGTAATAGTGGTAGGTTTATTATAACCTTACCTAAGCAAGGTTATAAAATAGATGGGGATGTTTTAGTATTTCCACTTAAGAGTGAAGTTAAACCTTCACTCTCAGAGTCAGGTATATATGATAACCCCATATGGGGTGAGCTGATTAGACTCTGTAGTTTACCAAGTAACAAAATATATTTTTTCTCATGCTTTACTATATTGGCATTTTTGAGTGTGTCATTTCTATTTGACACCAAAGTAAAAGAGAGGCTTTATCATACTCCAGATTATAAGGTTTTAATTATAATAACGGATGGCTCTTCTGTGGATGTATTACTTGAACAATTCCCAGACTTGTACCAATTAGACAACGATGGTGCGGGGGGACTGTCTCTCGTCGATAAATATAAATTGGTTGTAATTTTTAATACTGTTCAAAGGGTATTTATCATAGATTGTATCGATGATAATAAAGTTGAATCGTATATCTCGTTTGATGGGCAAGCTGTTATTAAAATGCTGGCGTCAGGAGCTTGTCATGAGTAA
- the tnpB gene encoding IS66 family insertion sequence element accessory protein TnpB (TnpB, as the term is used for proteins encoded by IS66 family insertion elements, is considered an accessory protein, since TnpC, encoded by a neighboring gene, is a DDE family transposase.) codes for MFSSSTKLDVTLICGITDMRKSIDGLSNIVAYELQQEPCNEHLFVFCNRQRNKLKILQWASNGFWLHYKRLEKNTFKWSGIEDEQLSLRITPQQLDWLIAGLPLTQPHAHPALRYHYHDL; via the coding sequence ATGTTTAGCAGCAGCACTAAGCTTGATGTCACTTTGATCTGTGGGATCACCGATATGCGTAAATCAATCGATGGTTTGAGCAATATCGTTGCCTACGAATTACAGCAAGAACCTTGTAATGAACATCTGTTTGTCTTTTGTAATCGTCAGCGCAATAAGTTGAAGATTTTGCAGTGGGCCAGTAATGGCTTCTGGCTACATTACAAACGACTCGAGAAAAATACCTTTAAATGGTCTGGGATCGAAGACGAACAGCTCAGTCTGCGTATCACACCACAGCAACTCGATTGGCTTATCGCAGGGCTCCCCCTCACACAACCCCATGCTCATCCCGCGCTTCGTTATCACTATCATGACTTATAA
- a CDS encoding YifB family Mg chelatase-like AAA ATPase: MALACVETRASCGVDAPPVTVEVHLSNGLPAFSLVGLPEASVKEAKERVRSALINAGFEFPMRRITVNLAPADLPKQGGRYDLPIAIGILAASKQIPPKSIEQHEFVGELALSGHVRYCQGILPVIVAASQANNRLILPIDNRADAELVGFNKVLFATHLQSIAAYLHGQSELPSIDLGLEWITPTSNTSDASNCLSEVIGQQHAKQALEIAAAGNHNLLMLGPPGTGKTMLASRMMQLLPPLNYEEALEVASIHSVAGHDMQPQQFYQRPFRSPHHTSSAVSLVGGGAMPKPGEISLAHRGVLFLDEVAEFPRKVLDCLREPMETGEVSISRAAAKLNFLCRFQLVAAMNPSPCGDVNNARASNEQIIRYLSKLSGPFLDRFDLTIDVPKLPLGALNSSGTHAETSATVAQRVHAAREIQLSRSGTLNSDLSGKQLKDEARFSAADLLFLEESVSRLGLSVRSYHRLQRVARTIADLQQEQDVSRSHIAQALGYRAVDRLLTSLNQY, translated from the coding sequence ATGGCATTAGCCTGTGTTGAAACCCGCGCCAGTTGTGGCGTCGACGCCCCTCCTGTCACAGTAGAGGTCCATTTAAGTAATGGCTTGCCTGCATTCTCTTTAGTCGGACTCCCCGAAGCCTCTGTAAAAGAAGCCAAAGAGCGGGTACGTAGCGCACTGATTAACGCGGGGTTTGAGTTCCCAATGCGCCGCATTACCGTTAACTTGGCGCCTGCTGACCTGCCAAAACAGGGGGGGCGCTATGATCTGCCGATAGCGATTGGCATTCTCGCGGCCTCAAAACAAATTCCACCTAAGTCGATTGAACAGCATGAGTTTGTCGGTGAACTGGCCCTCTCCGGTCATGTACGTTATTGCCAAGGGATCCTGCCAGTCATTGTGGCAGCCAGCCAAGCAAACAACCGCCTAATACTGCCGATTGATAATCGAGCCGATGCCGAGCTCGTCGGCTTTAATAAAGTGTTATTTGCCACCCATCTACAATCAATCGCTGCTTATTTACATGGTCAATCTGAGTTACCCAGCATTGATCTTGGACTGGAATGGATCACCCCAACGAGCAACACTAGCGACGCCAGTAACTGTCTCAGTGAAGTAATAGGCCAACAACATGCGAAACAAGCATTAGAGATAGCCGCCGCAGGCAACCACAACCTATTGATGCTGGGTCCGCCAGGTACTGGCAAGACAATGCTCGCCAGTCGCATGATGCAGCTGCTACCGCCACTTAATTATGAAGAGGCACTCGAAGTCGCCTCGATTCACTCTGTTGCCGGACACGATATGCAGCCGCAACAATTCTATCAACGGCCGTTTCGAAGCCCGCACCATACCAGTTCTGCTGTTTCATTAGTGGGCGGTGGCGCTATGCCAAAACCGGGGGAAATATCCCTCGCCCATCGCGGGGTACTTTTTCTAGATGAAGTGGCTGAATTTCCGCGCAAAGTTCTCGACTGTCTGCGTGAGCCGATGGAAACCGGTGAGGTGAGTATTTCTCGTGCTGCGGCCAAGCTTAATTTTTTATGTCGCTTTCAGCTGGTGGCGGCCATGAACCCCAGCCCCTGCGGGGATGTGAATAATGCCAGAGCCAGCAATGAGCAGATCATCCGCTATTTATCTAAGTTGTCAGGGCCGTTTCTCGACCGCTTTGATTTAACTATTGATGTCCCCAAACTACCTCTAGGTGCGCTCAATAGCAGTGGTACTCACGCCGAAACCAGTGCAACTGTCGCTCAACGAGTGCATGCAGCAAGAGAGATTCAGTTATCACGTTCGGGTACGCTCAACAGCGACTTAAGCGGCAAACAACTTAAAGATGAGGCGCGATTTAGCGCAGCAGATCTGTTATTTCTTGAGGAGAGTGTCAGTCGATTAGGGTTATCGGTACGCAGTTACCATCGGCTACAACGTGTTGCTCGCACCATAGCAGATCTGCAACAGGAACAAGATGTATCGCGGAGCCATATCGCGCAAGCGTTAGGTTACCGAGCCGTAGACCGCTTACTGACTAGCTTAAACCAGTACTAA
- a CDS encoding acyltransferase, whose translation MGAIVSRITGSLAFFFYIINTIFWVTPILAFSIFKLIPLTITRTACTYFLDFCASSWIRCNGVVEDIFHPVTIDVQGDAQLSPKEWYMVIANHQTWVDILILQRVLNGKIPFLKFFLKQQLIFVPILGLAWWALDFPFMRRYSNAQLRKNPKLRGKDIEITRKACAKFKSKPVSVMNFVEGTRFHPGKHQKQNSPFTHLLKPKAGGMAFALSAMGDHIHKLVDVSICYPDKVPTYWEFISGQVNEVKVHIQVREIGESLRGDYIKDREFKIEFQNQLNQIWQQKDQVLTELAQVKTSREEA comes from the coding sequence ATGGGCGCGATTGTGTCACGCATTACGGGAAGTTTAGCGTTCTTCTTTTACATCATTAATACTATCTTTTGGGTTACTCCCATTTTAGCGTTCAGTATTTTTAAGCTAATTCCTCTCACTATTACGCGTACTGCCTGCACCTATTTCCTCGATTTCTGTGCCAGTTCATGGATCCGTTGCAACGGGGTGGTTGAAGACATTTTCCATCCTGTCACTATTGATGTTCAGGGTGATGCACAACTGTCGCCAAAAGAGTGGTATATGGTGATAGCCAATCACCAAACTTGGGTCGATATTTTAATTTTGCAGCGGGTGTTAAATGGCAAAATTCCCTTTCTGAAATTTTTCCTGAAACAGCAATTAATCTTCGTGCCGATTTTAGGGCTCGCTTGGTGGGCACTGGATTTTCCTTTTATGCGCCGCTATAGCAATGCACAGCTGCGTAAAAATCCCAAGTTGCGTGGTAAAGATATCGAGATAACCCGTAAAGCCTGCGCTAAATTTAAAAGTAAGCCAGTGAGCGTGATGAACTTTGTTGAGGGTACTCGCTTTCATCCCGGTAAACATCAAAAGCAAAACTCGCCTTTTACCCATCTGCTCAAGCCAAAAGCTGGCGGTATGGCTTTTGCACTATCTGCAATGGGTGACCATATCCACAAGTTGGTTGATGTGTCTATTTGCTACCCCGACAAAGTGCCTACTTATTGGGAGTTTATTAGCGGGCAAGTTAACGAGGTCAAGGTACATATTCAAGTGCGCGAAATTGGCGAATCGCTACGTGGCGATTATATTAAAGATCGTGAGTTTAAGATTGAGTTCCAAAACCAGCTGAATCAAATTTGGCAGCAAAAAGATCAAGTGCTTACTGAGTTAGCACAAGTTAAAACATCCAGAGAAGAGGCTTAG
- a CDS encoding acyltransferase produces the protein MLNFLPGSLLYFMSTTLLIINTIVWTTLISLGGIIKLLLPFTAARVLLTRLMNRFMWGWASCNGGILRLLADIEWDVEGLENLDQKSWYLLISNHLSGFDIAVQTYVLRNNIPMLKFFLKRELMYVPFLGLGCWALDMPFMSRTSPAKLKKNPKLKGKDLESTRKACKKFRFMPTSIINYVEGSRFTEEKHRRQGSPYRYLLRPKAGGIAFALSAMGEQFTNVLNVTVLYPEVFKKDALHEVMHGRLKKIVVRVKVLPVPEVDNKRYFSESSYRVEFQRWLNQLWLEKDEEIHQLMIKHGAPIEQIIEKKVSD, from the coding sequence ATGTTGAATTTTTTACCCGGCTCACTTTTGTATTTTATGAGCACTACTTTACTGATCATCAACACCATTGTCTGGACCACTCTGATCTCACTTGGCGGGATCATAAAACTGCTGCTGCCTTTTACCGCTGCACGGGTGCTACTCACCCGCCTTATGAACCGCTTTATGTGGGGATGGGCTAGCTGTAATGGCGGCATTTTGAGGCTGCTAGCTGATATTGAATGGGATGTTGAAGGCCTAGAAAACCTCGATCAGAAAAGCTGGTACTTACTTATTAGTAACCATTTGAGTGGATTTGATATTGCAGTGCAAACTTATGTTCTGCGTAATAACATCCCTATGCTTAAGTTCTTTTTGAAACGTGAACTCATGTATGTACCTTTTCTTGGTTTAGGTTGCTGGGCACTCGATATGCCATTTATGAGCCGAACCAGCCCGGCAAAGTTAAAGAAAAACCCTAAGCTAAAAGGCAAAGATTTAGAGAGCACTCGTAAAGCCTGTAAGAAGTTTCGCTTTATGCCGACCTCGATAATCAACTATGTCGAAGGCAGTCGTTTTACCGAAGAGAAGCATAGACGCCAAGGCTCACCTTACCGCTATTTATTACGCCCTAAGGCTGGCGGGATCGCTTTTGCTTTATCGGCTATGGGTGAGCAGTTTACTAACGTGCTTAACGTGACCGTACTCTATCCTGAAGTATTTAAGAAAGATGCTTTGCATGAAGTCATGCATGGTCGTTTGAAAAAAATTGTAGTGCGAGTAAAAGTCCTTCCTGTACCCGAAGTTGATAATAAGCGCTACTTCTCAGAGTCGAGTTATCGCGTTGAATTTCAACGCTGGTTAAACCAACTTTGGTTAGAGAAAGATGAAGAGATCCACCAGTTAATGATCAAGCATGGTGCACCAATCGAGCAAATAATAGAGAAGAAAGTGTCAGACTAG
- a CDS encoding energy transducer TonB translates to MSVNSPKLKNASLAYLLLISTSLLGCTNITNQPAPRILDIDSTSFAKYWVAKDKLIHWQKSLHTTSEVDIELTGTQYLVSFVVDSDGQMQQLEIINSTTGELLDKARTAKASEQQFHPTVQNSSHQAVRISTSFRL, encoded by the coding sequence ATGTCTGTCAATTCCCCCAAGCTAAAAAATGCCTCTTTGGCGTATTTACTATTGATATCCACGTCGCTACTAGGTTGCACGAACATCACCAACCAGCCAGCTCCTCGTATTCTAGATATTGATAGCACAAGCTTTGCTAAGTATTGGGTAGCAAAAGACAAGTTAATTCATTGGCAGAAAAGTTTACATACGACCTCAGAAGTTGATATTGAGTTGACAGGGACTCAATACCTAGTCTCCTTCGTCGTTGATAGTGACGGACAGATGCAACAACTAGAAATAATCAACAGCACAACGGGAGAACTTCTCGATAAAGCGCGCACAGCCAAGGCATCTGAACAACAGTTTCATCCAACAGTGCAAAATAGTAGCCATCAAGCTGTGCGGATTAGCACCAGCTTTCGATTATAG
- a CDS encoding branched-chain amino acid aminotransferase, with amino-acid sequence MQINYNLKPALERRTEQFQPSTNVGFGNLRTDHMFLMDYRDGQWCDPRVVPYGPFQVAPGAIALHYGQSVFEGAKAFQHEDGEIYTFRIDKNAERLNRSADIICIPAIPESLQIEAINALIDVDRLWFPMQEDACLYIRPFVFATEDRLSVSPSEQYTFCVMLSPSGPYYSDGFDKAIRLLISERFHRAVSGGTGASKAAGNYAASLKAGKAAAEYGAAQVLYLDANNKQIEEVGAMNHFHVLKDGSIIIPKFTDTILKSITSQSILDLGELLGCDVRQETVMLDQFIADIESGEIIEAGGFGTAAVVSPVGSYIFEDNRIVTVGDGNVGEHTKRIYNVLTEIQKGHIAGPEGWVKLVERRV; translated from the coding sequence ATGCAAATAAACTATAATTTAAAACCTGCGTTAGAGCGCCGTACAGAGCAGTTCCAACCAAGCACAAATGTTGGTTTCGGTAACCTCAGAACTGACCATATGTTTTTAATGGATTATCGCGATGGTCAGTGGTGTGATCCTAGAGTGGTGCCATACGGCCCATTTCAAGTCGCGCCAGGTGCAATTGCATTGCATTATGGCCAATCTGTGTTTGAGGGCGCTAAAGCATTCCAACATGAAGATGGTGAAATTTACACCTTTCGAATTGATAAAAACGCCGAACGCTTAAACCGTTCTGCTGATATTATCTGTATCCCCGCGATTCCAGAATCACTGCAAATAGAAGCCATTAATGCCTTAATTGATGTCGATAGATTGTGGTTCCCCATGCAGGAAGACGCCTGTCTTTATATTCGCCCTTTTGTGTTTGCGACTGAAGATAGATTGTCGGTGAGCCCGAGCGAGCAGTACACTTTCTGCGTGATGCTTAGCCCGAGTGGTCCTTATTACAGTGATGGCTTTGATAAAGCGATTCGTCTGCTGATCAGTGAACGCTTCCACCGTGCAGTGTCTGGCGGAACTGGCGCCTCTAAAGCGGCTGGCAACTATGCTGCATCATTAAAAGCGGGTAAGGCGGCGGCGGAGTATGGTGCTGCGCAGGTGCTTTATTTAGATGCTAACAACAAGCAGATTGAAGAGGTGGGTGCGATGAACCACTTTCATGTGCTTAAAGATGGCAGCATCATCATCCCTAAGTTCACCGACACCATCTTGAAGTCTATTACTTCACAATCAATTCTCGACCTAGGTGAATTACTTGGTTGCGACGTTCGCCAAGAAACAGTGATGCTGGATCAATTTATTGCCGATATAGAATCAGGCGAAATCATTGAAGCGGGCGGCTTTGGTACAGCAGCAGTTGTATCGCCTGTCGGCTCTTATATCTTTGAAGATAACCGCATCGTCACCGTCGGTGATGGTAATGTGGGAGAGCATACTAAGCGCATCTACAACGTGCTAACAGAGATCCAAAAGGGTCATATAGCAGGGCCTGAAGGCTGGGTTAAACTGGTTGAGCGACGAGTGTAA
- a CDS encoding TetR/AcrR family transcriptional regulator, whose protein sequence is MQCPNTHADAIRCNQLLDIAESLVDTQGVVSFRFSQISKGAGCSTNTLYKYFESKEDVLVCLFLRNTTSSQIPLFLKENPSITINDKSLLAIIFTFEIVKRSPIFNILRLVSINSMFWQLASPEKISILKSRVNLFWSRIKQPLEDAVELGELKATDTDISDLSQAIYFFLAGATSSYQSRLMEEEYFVADDTTWFRHVSRIMNRYQWRKPITQEQMQDLSLRVKGFLERTEGKIGTCDTCLAIGKLSHCKGKARS, encoded by the coding sequence ATGCAATGCCCTAACACTCATGCTGATGCTATTAGGTGTAATCAGTTACTCGATATAGCAGAGTCTCTTGTTGATACTCAAGGTGTTGTATCATTTAGGTTTTCTCAAATATCCAAAGGTGCTGGCTGCTCAACTAATACTCTCTATAAATACTTTGAATCGAAAGAAGATGTATTAGTTTGTTTATTTCTTAGGAATACAACATCAAGCCAGATACCATTATTTTTAAAAGAAAATCCATCAATCACTATTAATGATAAATCTCTGCTGGCGATAATATTCACATTCGAAATAGTGAAGAGAAGCCCAATATTTAATATTTTGAGACTTGTGTCTATTAATAGTATGTTTTGGCAATTAGCAAGCCCAGAAAAAATATCTATTTTAAAAAGTAGAGTTAATTTGTTTTGGAGTAGAATTAAACAACCATTAGAAGATGCTGTTGAATTAGGGGAGCTAAAAGCAACCGATACAGATATTAGTGACTTGAGCCAGGCGATATATTTCTTTTTAGCTGGAGCAACGTCTTCTTATCAGAGCCGTTTGATGGAGGAGGAATACTTTGTTGCGGATGATACTACTTGGTTTAGACATGTCAGTCGCATTATGAATCGATACCAGTGGCGTAAACCAATTACTCAAGAGCAGATGCAAGACTTGTCATTGCGAGTGAAGGGCTTTTTAGAACGCACTGAGGGGAAAATCGGCACCTGTGACACCTGTTTAGCGATTGGTAAACTGTCACATTGTAAAGGGAAAGCGCGCAGCTAA
- a CDS encoding flavocytochrome c → MQTRRSFLKFGAGAAAIGALSPLSVSANSSNIKWDEEHEIIIVGSGFAGLAAAVEAGKLGAKDIVIFEKLGVYGGNSTLNAGQACFANTDLQKKLGIEDSAELMVQDQLKSGRGYASEQLLKHSAELGPYIYQLTKDCGCVYRDHIINTGGTSATRSHQVVERSGAGFIRPMLKTARSYGVKTKIRHKFEHLITAKDGKVLGIQVRRGYHFGHEDSGELINVKAEKGVLIATGGFGANVSFRQALDPNLGSEVGCTNARGATGDGLIAMLAEGAMPIHLSFIQSGPWASPDEGGFGYGAGFSLYNFPHSIAIDRNTGRRFMNETADRKTRADLEVQRRDKDGNPNPALLIAPKHEAQKDPSMANVLKYNVAWEFDSVEAIAKHFDLPKKELKAQIDDWNKYVKTGEDPQFGKRMNMSTGIYLTAPFIVQRLWPKVHYCQGGIQINAKAEVIAAKTGKNIPGLYAAGEVSGGVHGVSRLGGCSTPECMAFGVTAARSMMKA, encoded by the coding sequence ATGCAAACAAGACGTTCATTTTTAAAGTTTGGTGCTGGAGCCGCTGCTATTGGTGCATTATCACCTCTTTCAGTAAGTGCAAATTCTTCTAATATAAAATGGGATGAAGAACACGAAATAATTATTGTAGGTTCAGGTTTTGCTGGGTTAGCAGCCGCTGTTGAAGCGGGCAAGTTAGGCGCAAAAGATATTGTCATATTTGAAAAACTAGGCGTATACGGTGGCAATAGTACTTTAAACGCTGGCCAAGCCTGCTTCGCCAATACTGACCTGCAAAAGAAGCTCGGTATTGAAGATAGCGCAGAACTAATGGTGCAAGACCAACTTAAATCAGGTCGTGGCTACGCCAGTGAACAATTACTAAAGCACAGTGCAGAGCTAGGCCCATATATTTACCAGCTTACTAAAGATTGTGGTTGCGTATATCGCGACCACATCATCAACACGGGCGGCACTAGTGCCACACGTAGTCACCAAGTGGTTGAACGTAGTGGCGCTGGATTTATTCGCCCTATGCTAAAAACAGCACGTAGCTACGGGGTTAAAACCAAAATTCGTCACAAATTTGAACATCTAATCACCGCTAAAGACGGTAAAGTTCTAGGTATTCAAGTGCGTCGCGGCTATCACTTCGGACATGAAGATTCTGGAGAACTAATCAATGTAAAAGCAGAGAAAGGTGTATTGATTGCCACAGGTGGCTTTGGGGCTAACGTTAGTTTCCGCCAAGCGCTTGATCCAAACCTAGGCAGCGAAGTGGGCTGCACTAATGCTCGCGGCGCTACCGGTGACGGCCTGATTGCTATGCTGGCAGAAGGCGCTATGCCTATTCATTTGAGCTTCATTCAATCAGGCCCTTGGGCTTCTCCAGATGAAGGCGGCTTTGGCTACGGCGCTGGCTTCTCCCTATATAACTTCCCACACTCTATCGCGATTGACCGCAATACCGGGCGGCGCTTTATGAATGAAACAGCGGATCGTAAGACTCGTGCTGATTTAGAGGTTCAGCGTCGTGATAAAGATGGCAATCCTAATCCCGCACTGCTTATTGCCCCAAAGCATGAAGCGCAAAAAGATCCGTCAATGGCAAATGTTCTCAAGTACAACGTGGCTTGGGAGTTCGACAGTGTGGAAGCCATTGCCAAGCATTTCGACCTACCTAAAAAAGAGCTTAAAGCCCAGATAGATGACTGGAACAAGTATGTCAAAACTGGTGAAGATCCTCAGTTTGGAAAGCGGATGAACATGAGCACTGGCATCTACCTTACCGCGCCATTTATTGTGCAACGCTTATGGCCAAAAGTGCACTACTGCCAAGGCGGCATTCAGATTAACGCTAAAGCTGAGGTCATTGCCGCTAAAACAGGTAAGAACATTCCAGGCCTATATGCCGCAGGTGAAGTATCGGGTGGCGTACACGGTGTAAGTCGTCTTGGTGGTTGTTCAACTCCTGAGTGTATGGCATTCGGTGTTACTGCAGCTCGTTCAATGATGAAGGCATAA
- a CDS encoding cytochrome c3 family protein — MKKINTLLVLILGGCIALSAQARDKRDYHEMVYDSGCKTCHDQGMKAFPSDNSCLQCHDMSELAEQTKREGHEARQNPHDSMHYGQEAPCMECHGEHKPKQAICMDCHNFDFPKFKQ, encoded by the coding sequence ATGAAAAAAATCAACACTTTACTTGTGCTTATTCTAGGTGGCTGTATCGCATTATCTGCACAAGCTCGCGACAAACGTGATTACCACGAAATGGTCTACGACTCAGGTTGTAAAACCTGTCATGACCAAGGTATGAAAGCCTTCCCATCAGACAATTCTTGCCTGCAATGCCATGACATGAGTGAACTGGCCGAACAAACAAAGCGTGAAGGCCATGAAGCAAGACAAAACCCACATGACAGCATGCATTACGGCCAAGAAGCACCTTGTATGGAATGTCACGGAGAGCATAAACCAAAGCAAGCCATCTGCATGGATTGCCACAACTTTGATTTCCCCAAATTTAAGCAATAA